CGAGGTGATCTAATATGTTAAAAACCATCCAGAATGCTTTTAAAATTCCGGATATCAGAAAAAAATTAGCGTATATGTTCGTGATGCTGGTTATCATCCGGTTTGGCTCACAGCTGCCAATACCGGGTGTGGACCCGTCCTTTATCAGAGACTGGTTTGAACAGCAAAGCGGCGATGCGTTTAATTTCTTTAATGCAATGACAGGCGGTTCTTTTACCAACATGTCTATTTTTGCATTAAGTATAACTCCGTATATCACATCTTCCATTATTATCCAGCTGCTTACAATTGCAATTCCTAAATTAGAGGAGATGCAGAAAGACGGCGAGGACGGACGAAAGAAGATCCAAGAGTATACACGTTACCTGACAGTAGCTCTGGCATTGATTCAGTCAACAGCCATGTCGCTTGGATTCGGGGGACAGGGACTGCTGATTAACTTCAACCAGCAGACAGGAATGGGAAAAGCTGGAATGGTTATTGTTGCAATCGCAACTATGACAGCGGGCAGCGCGCTTCTTATGTGGATCGGCGAGAGAATCACAGAAAACGGAATTGGAAACGGCATTTCGATTGTTCTGTTGTTTAATATTATCTCTAGCGTTCCGGAAGATGTAGGAATGCTGTATACCCGTTTTATGAGTGGAAAAACAGTTCCAATTAAAACAGTATCTGCTTTGATTATTATTGCAGTAATAGTTGCAGTTTTTGTATTTGTAATTCTTCTTCAAGATGCAGAGAGAAGGATTCCTGTACAGTATTCCAAGAAGATGCAGGGCA
The window above is part of the Lachnoclostridium edouardi genome. Proteins encoded here:
- the secY gene encoding preprotein translocase subunit SecY produces the protein MLKTIQNAFKIPDIRKKLAYMFVMLVIIRFGSQLPIPGVDPSFIRDWFEQQSGDAFNFFNAMTGGSFTNMSIFALSITPYITSSIIIQLLTIAIPKLEEMQKDGEDGRKKIQEYTRYLTVALALIQSTAMSLGFGGQGLLINFNQQTGMGKAGMVIVAIATMTAGSALLMWIGERITENGIGNGISIVLLFNIISSVPEDVGMLYTRFMSGKTVPIKTVSALIIIAVIVAVFVFVILLQDAERRIPVQYSKKMQGRKMVGGQSSHIPLKVNTAGVIPVIFASSIMSFPVVIAQFFNPDYSTIGGKILMMLNSSSWFKSAAPVYSIGAILYVALIIIFAYFYTSITFNPLEVANNMKKQGGFIPGIRPGKPTSDYLNNLLNYIVFIGAVGLTVICIIPLIISSVFNVGQLSFGGTSLIIIVSVILETLKAIESQMVVRNYKGFLND